The Vulpes lagopus strain Blue_001 chromosome 6, ASM1834538v1, whole genome shotgun sequence genome has a segment encoding these proteins:
- the LOC121492722 gene encoding small ubiquitin-related modifier 2-A-like, with translation MADQKPKEGVEPENNDHINLKVAGQDGSVVQFKIKRDTPLSKLMKAYCERQDLLMRQIRFRFDGQSINETDIPAQLEMEAKDTIDVFQQQTGGLLKRKPATLLQTSVPPDQEDILK, from the coding sequence ATGGCTGACCAAAAGCCCAAGGAAGGAGTGGAGCCTGAGAACAATGATCATATTAATTTGAAGGTGGCAGGGCAGGATGGTTCTGTGGTGCAGTTTAAGATTAAGAGGGATACACCACTTAGTAAACTAATGAAAGCCTATTGTGAACGACAGGATTTGTTAATGAGGCAGATCAGATTCCGATTTGATGGGCAGTCAATCAATGAAACAGACATACCTGCACAGTTGGAAATGGAGGCTAAAGATACAATTGATGTGTTCCAGCAGCAGACAGGAGGTCTACTAAAAAGGAAACCTGCTACTTTACTCCAGACCTCTGTTCCTCCAGACCAAGAAGACATTCTCAAATAG